In Streptomyces qaidamensis, one DNA window encodes the following:
- a CDS encoding VOC family protein, producing the protein MRHDIARLHHVGHVVGSMGEALTLYRRLGFAVPPPSYPTMAPAEGAEPEPFGAANTHADFRRSFIELATCVRDGDATRIPEDAHLVPLQAPASQLPLLLERIGETSAKLAFMLRRFEGLHILMFSSPDIDATATRLASAGVGHGGVNAVRRPVGTSSGIRTELVRYLEIDSDGTGTGTGNGSTTEGRVGAVADLDADIQGSRLLDHPNGAFDLIEVVLCVAEAELALVQARYENYLGRPARADGPARAFDLDGAALTLVPDTHLTALLPDERPAALPAFVAYAVAVRELAVVRDILKEEGIPLRESPSGDLFVPAVAALGTAIVFRQASVPA; encoded by the coding sequence ATGCGACATGACATCGCACGTCTGCATCATGTCGGGCACGTCGTCGGCAGCATGGGGGAGGCGCTCACGTTGTACCGGCGCCTGGGATTTGCCGTGCCGCCACCGAGCTACCCCACGATGGCACCGGCCGAGGGGGCCGAGCCCGAGCCGTTCGGCGCGGCGAACACCCACGCCGACTTCCGGCGCAGTTTCATCGAACTCGCGACCTGTGTGCGGGACGGCGACGCCACGCGCATCCCGGAGGACGCACACCTGGTCCCGCTCCAGGCACCGGCGAGCCAACTGCCGCTGCTCCTGGAGCGGATCGGCGAGACCAGCGCCAAACTGGCGTTCATGCTCAGGCGTTTCGAGGGTCTGCACATCCTGATGTTCTCTTCGCCCGACATCGATGCCACGGCGACGAGACTCGCCTCCGCCGGTGTCGGCCACGGCGGGGTGAACGCCGTGAGGCGCCCGGTGGGGACGAGCAGCGGAATCCGCACGGAACTCGTCCGCTATCTGGAGATCGACAGCGACGGGACGGGGACGGGGACGGGGAACGGCTCCACCACGGAAGGCCGCGTTGGAGCTGTCGCGGACCTGGACGCGGACATCCAGGGCAGCCGGCTTCTGGACCACCCCAACGGTGCCTTCGATCTGATCGAGGTCGTGCTCTGCGTCGCCGAAGCCGAACTAGCCCTCGTCCAGGCCCGCTATGAGAACTACCTCGGTCGTCCGGCGCGGGCGGACGGCCCGGCACGGGCCTTCGACCTCGACGGCGCCGCACTGACCCTTGTGCCGGACACACACCTCACGGCACTTCTCCCGGACGAGCGCCCCGCCGCGCTGCCCGCGTTCGTCGCCTACGCGGTCGCCGTGCGCGAGCTCGCCGTCGTCCGGGACATACTGAAGGAGGAAGGGATTCCGCTACGGGAGTCGCCCTCCGGTGATCTCTTCGTCCCGGCGGTGGCCGCCCTCGGCACCGCGATCGTCTTCCGCCAGGCCTCGGTGCCGGCGTGA
- a CDS encoding DUF3626 domain-containing protein, with protein MSSAASRTSQERALRHVAALASGPPMDPTLRVTLNFHPDRLLHGKPILHAMAEDGVYRSQFVTGTSNGGLTAYLGGDRWRWESRIFDGAYDEAPAHDRPVYGALNFRRKPVGGAPRFGSAHFRLTAETPARTTFCYPDSFLEPSDFGVAARLGLIDLALADRQDDLDDYIEAQVHGPVRPSCDAEALVLDPSYRGTAVEAAALRLGCPVEWHPGFRLEVEELLRHPGYRGQEYVDLGAQIAVDGVLDPRIVGDAARTGHHDPQAIKKVWHCLARFGAPGKAVDHSVSPAPTEGAVLDGLR; from the coding sequence ATGAGCTCCGCAGCCTCCCGGACATCACAGGAACGGGCCCTTCGCCATGTCGCGGCACTGGCGTCGGGCCCTCCGATGGACCCGACGCTGCGGGTCACCCTGAACTTCCATCCAGACCGCCTGCTGCACGGCAAGCCGATCCTGCATGCCATGGCCGAAGACGGTGTCTACCGCTCACAGTTCGTCACGGGGACCAGCAACGGCGGACTGACCGCATATCTCGGCGGCGACCGGTGGCGCTGGGAGAGCCGGATCTTCGACGGAGCCTACGACGAGGCGCCCGCTCACGACCGGCCCGTCTATGGGGCGTTGAACTTCCGCCGCAAGCCCGTGGGCGGGGCACCGCGGTTCGGCTCTGCCCACTTCCGGCTGACAGCCGAGACGCCGGCGCGGACCACGTTCTGCTACCCGGACAGTTTCCTTGAACCCTCGGATTTCGGCGTCGCGGCCCGCCTGGGGCTCATCGACCTTGCCCTCGCCGATCGTCAGGACGACCTCGACGACTACATCGAGGCGCAGGTTCACGGGCCTGTACGACCGAGCTGCGACGCGGAGGCGCTGGTCCTGGACCCCTCCTATCGGGGTACTGCCGTCGAGGCTGCGGCCTTGCGCCTGGGCTGCCCCGTGGAGTGGCACCCCGGCTTCCGACTCGAGGTCGAAGAACTCCTCCGTCATCCCGGCTACCGCGGTCAGGAGTACGTCGACCTGGGCGCACAGATCGCCGTCGACGGCGTACTCGATCCGCGCATCGTCGGGGATGCAGCGCGTACCGGCCACCATGACCCGCAGGCGATCAAGAAGGTGTGGCACTGTCTCGCGCGCTTCGGGGCGCCTGGGAAGGCCGTTGACCATTCGGTGAGTCCGGCACCGACGGAGGGGGCTGTACTCGACGGGCTCCGTTGA
- a CDS encoding MerR family transcriptional regulator, whose translation MTVTEAAGERLIRIGEVARGAGVSVRAVRYYEQQGLLIAERSPSGQRLYRQDAVTLVRFFQQMFAAGLTSRRITELLPCWDSGHTDAGQRAMLRAERDRIQAKVDDLQAALDRLDEVIAITDTHP comes from the coding sequence ATGACCGTCACGGAGGCCGCGGGCGAGCGGCTGATCCGCATCGGCGAGGTGGCGCGGGGTGCCGGCGTCTCGGTACGCGCCGTGCGCTACTACGAGCAGCAGGGGCTGCTCATCGCCGAGCGCAGCCCATCCGGCCAGCGCCTCTACCGGCAGGATGCCGTCACCCTGGTCCGCTTCTTCCAGCAGATGTTCGCCGCCGGCCTGACCAGCCGAAGGATCACGGAACTCCTTCCGTGCTGGGACTCCGGGCACACCGACGCCGGGCAACGAGCCATGCTGCGCGCCGAGCGGGACCGCATCCAGGCCAAGGTCGACGACTTGCAGGCTGCCCTGGACCGCCTCGACGAGGTCATCGCGATCACGGACACGCACCCGTAG